DNA from Stenotrophomonas acidaminiphila:
ACACCGGCACCTCATCGATGGAAGTGGGCATCAAGGTGGTGGCCGAGGACATCCGCCAGGGCAGCGTGCGCCACGCCAACAGCTGCTTTTTCACCATGGTCGCGGTGGACGACGACGGCAGGCCCACGCCGGTGCCGCCGCTGCAGCCGGCGACCGGCGACGAAAAGCGCCGCTATGCCGCCGCGCAGATCCGCCGCCAGCTGCGCCAGGACATGGAGCAGCGCCACCGCGAGCTGCTCGGCAGCAGCGCCACCACGCCGGC
Protein-coding regions in this window:
- a CDS encoding acyl-CoA thioesterase, with the translated sequence MSEPTSHQLSMTVLMTPDMANFSGKVHGGAVLRLLDQVAYACASRYAGNYVVTLSVDQVMFRQPIAVGELVTFLASVNYTGTSSMEVGIKVVAEDIRQGSVRHANSCFFTMVAVDDDGRPTPVPPLQPATGDEKRRYAAAQIRRQLRQDMEQRHRELLGSSATTPAP